Proteins encoded together in one Gemmatimonadota bacterium DH-78 window:
- a CDS encoding SIMPL domain-containing protein (The SIMPL domain is named for its presence in mouse protein SIMPL (signalling molecule that associates with mouse pelle-like kinase). Bacterial member BP26, from Brucella, was shown to assemble into a channel-like structure, while YggE from E. coli has been associated with resistance to oxidative stress.) gives MSTSTRASASAALILSLALVISAAVLGRSFVEGRRMEGTVRVVGAATVPFTSDVVKWRVQLVRSVSLGGEAAGFEQLRADRARIVDRLTSAGVAADAIALQPVTTNPVWDRDGRVSGVSLRQTVLVVSPDLDAVESIALDPGDLIGEGLGLEGSTLEYFYEQMAELKRSLLQQASDDARARAGEIAGASLGEMIEARAGVFQIREPYSTEVQGYGVYDTQTRDKEITVTVHATFGVR, from the coding sequence ATGTCGACCTCGACCCGCGCTTCGGCGTCCGCCGCGCTGATCCTCTCCCTCGCCCTCGTGATCTCGGCCGCGGTACTCGGCCGCTCATTCGTCGAGGGTCGCCGCATGGAGGGCACCGTGCGGGTGGTGGGCGCCGCCACCGTGCCCTTCACCTCCGATGTCGTGAAGTGGAGGGTGCAGCTCGTGCGATCGGTCTCGCTGGGCGGGGAGGCGGCGGGCTTCGAGCAGCTGCGCGCCGACCGGGCCCGCATCGTCGATCGACTGACCTCGGCGGGAGTGGCGGCCGACGCGATCGCCCTGCAGCCGGTGACGACCAACCCCGTGTGGGATCGAGACGGACGGGTGTCGGGCGTCAGTCTGCGGCAGACCGTGCTCGTGGTCAGCCCCGATCTCGACGCGGTGGAGTCGATCGCGCTGGATCCGGGCGACCTGATCGGCGAGGGGCTGGGGCTGGAGGGCAGCACCCTCGAGTATTTCTACGAGCAGATGGCCGAGCTGAAGCGCTCCCTGCTGCAGCAGGCTTCCGACGACGCCCGCGCCCGTGCCGGGGAGATCGCGGGCGCGTCGCTGGGCGAGATGATCGAGGCGCGCGCCGGGGTGTTTCAGATCCGCGAGCCCTACTCCACCGAGGTGCAGGGCTACGGGGTGTACGACACCCAGACGCGCGACAAGGAGATCACGGTCACCGTTCACGCCACCTTCGGCGTGCGGTAA